In Flavobacteriales bacterium, one genomic interval encodes:
- a CDS encoding isocitrate dehydrogenase (NADP(+)), with product MSKIKVNNPVVELDGDEMTRIIWKWIKDQLILPYVDVPIEYYDLSIENRDATEDQVTIDAANAIKKHNVGIKCATITPDEERVTEFGLKQMWRSPNGTIRNILGGTVFREPIVISNIPRLVPGWTKPIVIGRHAFGDQYRATDAVIKGKGKLTMTFTPEDGSTPQNWEVYQFQGSGVALSMYNTDESIEGFAHSCFNLALAKKWPLYLSTKNTILKKYDGRFKDIFEDIYQKNYKTDFAKASITYEHRLIDDMVASAMKWSGGFIWACKNYDGDVQSDTVAQGFGSLGLMTSVLMTPDGKTMEAEAAHGTVTRHYRQHQQGKPTSTNPIASIFAWTRGLAFRGKLDGNQELIDFANKLESVCIRTVESGKMTKDLAVCIHGDAVKPEHYLTSELFMAALNEGMQKA from the coding sequence ATGTCGAAGATCAAGGTGAACAACCCCGTAGTGGAATTGGATGGTGATGAAATGACGCGGATCATTTGGAAGTGGATCAAAGATCAACTGATCCTTCCTTATGTGGATGTACCTATCGAATACTACGATCTGAGCATTGAGAACCGGGATGCAACAGAGGATCAAGTGACCATCGATGCCGCCAATGCGATCAAGAAACACAACGTTGGGATCAAGTGCGCGACCATTACTCCGGATGAAGAACGTGTGACCGAATTCGGATTGAAACAGATGTGGCGTAGCCCGAACGGGACCATCCGCAACATCTTGGGTGGAACCGTTTTCCGTGAGCCGATCGTGATCAGCAATATTCCGCGTTTGGTACCGGGCTGGACCAAGCCGATCGTCATTGGTCGCCATGCATTCGGTGACCAGTACCGCGCTACGGATGCCGTGATCAAAGGCAAAGGCAAGCTCACTATGACCTTTACTCCGGAAGATGGTAGCACGCCCCAGAACTGGGAAGTGTATCAATTCCAAGGTAGCGGTGTTGCCTTGAGCATGTACAATACCGACGAGAGCATCGAAGGATTTGCGCATAGCTGCTTCAACCTGGCGTTGGCCAAGAAATGGCCCCTTTACTTGAGCACCAAGAACACCATCCTTAAGAAATACGACGGAAGGTTCAAGGACATCTTCGAAGACATCTACCAGAAAAATTACAAAACCGATTTTGCCAAAGCAAGCATTACCTATGAACACCGTTTGATCGATGACATGGTAGCTTCCGCAATGAAATGGAGCGGTGGCTTCATTTGGGCGTGCAAGAACTACGACGGCGATGTGCAAAGTGATACCGTTGCGCAAGGCTTCGGATCGTTAGGGCTTATGACCAGCGTACTGATGACACCCGATGGCAAGACCATGGAGGCTGAAGCAGCGCACGGCACGGTTACCCGACACTACCGCCAGCACCAGCAAGGCAAGCCAACAAGCACCAATCCCATTGCGAGCATTTTCGCTTGGACCCGTGGCTTGGCGTTCCGTGGCAAGTTGGATGGCAACCAAGAGCTGATCGACTTCGCGAACAAGTTGGAATCCGTTTGCATCAGGACCGTGGAATCCGGCAAAATGACCAAGGATCTTGCGGTATGTATCCATGGCGATGCCGTTAAGCCTGAACATTACCTTACCAGTGAGCTGTTCATGGCTGCGCTGAATGAGGGAATGCAGAAAGCATAG